From Deltaproteobacteria bacterium, one genomic window encodes:
- the rfbC gene encoding dTDP-4-dehydrorhamnose 3,5-epimerase, whose product MRFVPAPLSGAYIIEITPASDDRGFFSRVFCEREFAEAGLCTRFPQASVSFSKKKGTLRGMHYQNSPDWEVKLIRCTKGAVWDAIIDLRPDSPTYKKWFGAELSAENHRMMYAPVGFAHGFLTLVDECEVFYQMSAFYAPLSESGIRWNDPSIGIDWPISPAVISAKDRAIPDFEQ is encoded by the coding sequence TTGCGTTTCGTTCCCGCTCCCCTTTCCGGGGCATATATAATTGAGATCACTCCGGCGTCCGACGACCGGGGCTTTTTTTCGCGGGTTTTCTGCGAGAGGGAGTTCGCGGAAGCGGGCCTTTGCACAAGGTTCCCCCAGGCCAGCGTCTCCTTCAGCAAAAAAAAGGGGACGCTCCGGGGGATGCACTACCAGAATTCTCCGGACTGGGAGGTGAAGCTCATCCGCTGCACCAAGGGGGCGGTTTGGGACGCCATAATCGATCTTAGGCCCGACTCACCAACCTACAAGAAATGGTTCGGGGCCGAGCTTTCAGCCGAAAACCACCGGATGATGTACGCGCCCGTGGGCTTCGCCCACGGATTCCTGACACTCGTTGACGAATGCGAGGTCTTTTACCAGATGTCGGCCTTTTACGCCCCCTTGTCCGAATCGGGGATAAGGTGGAACGACCCGTCCATCGGCATCGACTGGCCCATAAGCCCCGCCGTCATTTCCGCCAAGGACCGGGCCATACCGGATTTTGAACAATGA
- a CDS encoding class I SAM-dependent methyltransferase, whose product MDITALRKKLANKLPQPVFDILAKLYQTRGLSYVPGPLTYNTDGLATKHNADFMEDPRFAEAYELGRQTGSWEKYKIHWRVHVLCFAATIAARHEGDFVECGVNKGGFSRSVMQYVGFSGLPKTFWLLDTFCGLVEKSLTPEERARGIKPGGYAPCYDQVLETFRDFKNVKIIKGPIPDTLPQVTAEKVCYLSIDMNCAAPEIAAAEYFWDRLVPGAMVVLDDYGFEKHIMQKRAFDELAARRGTEILSLPTGQGLIIK is encoded by the coding sequence ATGGACATTACAGCCCTAAGAAAAAAACTCGCCAACAAGCTGCCCCAGCCGGTGTTCGACATCCTTGCCAAGCTCTACCAGACAAGGGGGCTCAGCTATGTTCCGGGCCCTCTCACCTACAACACGGACGGGCTCGCCACCAAACACAACGCCGATTTCATGGAAGACCCGCGCTTTGCGGAGGCCTACGAGCTTGGGCGGCAGACCGGCTCCTGGGAAAAGTACAAGATCCACTGGCGGGTGCACGTTCTATGTTTCGCGGCCACCATCGCCGCGAGGCACGAGGGCGATTTCGTGGAATGCGGGGTGAACAAGGGCGGCTTTTCAAGGTCGGTGATGCAGTACGTGGGTTTTTCCGGGCTTCCCAAGACCTTCTGGCTTCTGGACACCTTCTGCGGCCTCGTTGAAAAAAGCCTGACCCCGGAGGAAAGGGCGCGCGGGATCAAGCCCGGCGGCTACGCCCCCTGCTACGACCAGGTGCTTGAAACCTTCCGCGACTTCAAAAACGTGAAAATCATAAAGGGGCCGATTCCCGACACCCTGCCCCAGGTGACTGCGGAAAAGGTGTGCTACCTTTCCATAGACATGAACTGCGCGGCCCCGGAAATAGCGGCTGCCGAGTATTTCTGGGACCGGCTTGTTCCGGGCGCCATGGTGGTTCTGGACGACTACGGATTCGAGAAGCACATCATGCAGAAACGGGCCTTCGACGAATTAGCCGCAAGGCGCGGCACCGAGATACTGAGCCTGCCAACGGGCCAGGGCCTCATCATAAAGTAA
- a CDS encoding NAD(P)-dependent oxidoreductase, whose product MKRVLVTGAGGFIGRHAVEALAGLGYEVHALAAPGEELPAGLPALRREADLLDPASTAKAVADAAPTHLLHLAWYAVPGKYPSSPINFAFVKASLSLFEAFAACGGKRAVAAGTCFEYDHSYGFCVENLTPLNPATVYGVCKNSLHMLARSFFGQAGVSFGWARLFFLFGPDEKSGRLMSSVAGSLLRNEPALCTHGRQLRDFMYVKEAGAALAAFLDSPVEGPVNVATGQPVSVGALVSRFAEIWGARDLIRLGAIPAPQNEPSLILADVKRLHTEVGFRPSLTLDQALKLTAGWWKGER is encoded by the coding sequence ATGAAAAGGGTTCTTGTTACAGGGGCGGGCGGTTTCATTGGCCGCCACGCGGTGGAAGCCCTGGCGGGCCTGGGGTACGAGGTCCACGCCCTGGCCGCGCCCGGCGAGGAGCTTCCCGCTGGCCTTCCCGCCCTGCGCCGCGAAGCAGACCTTTTAGACCCCGCAAGCACGGCCAAAGCCGTGGCGGACGCGGCCCCCACCCATCTTCTCCACCTTGCCTGGTATGCGGTTCCGGGCAAGTACCCGTCCTCACCCATAAATTTCGCCTTCGTGAAGGCCAGCCTCTCCCTTTTCGAGGCCTTCGCGGCATGTGGCGGAAAAAGGGCCGTGGCCGCCGGAACCTGCTTCGAGTACGACCATTCCTACGGCTTCTGCGTGGAAAACCTCACGCCCCTGAACCCCGCCACCGTCTACGGCGTGTGCAAGAATTCACTCCACATGCTGGCCCGCTCCTTTTTCGGACAGGCCGGTGTCAGCTTCGGGTGGGCCAGGCTTTTTTTCCTCTTCGGCCCGGACGAAAAAAGCGGAAGGCTGATGTCCTCTGTGGCAGGCTCTCTTCTGCGCAACGAACCGGCCCTTTGCACCCACGGAAGGCAGCTCCGGGACTTCATGTACGTGAAGGAGGCCGGGGCGGCCCTTGCAGCCTTCCTGGACAGCCCCGTGGAAGGCCCGGTAAACGTGGCCACAGGCCAGCCGGTGTCGGTGGGAGCTCTGGTCTCACGATTCGCCGAAATATGGGGCGCGAGGGACCTTATACGGCTTGGGGCCATCCCCGCCCCCCAAAACGAACCCTCGCTGATCCTGGCCGACGTGAAGCGCCTGCACACGGAAGTGGGCTTCCGCCCGTCCCTCACCCTGGATCAGGCCCTAAAGCTCACCGCCGGGTGGTGGAAGGGGGAGCGCTGA
- a CDS encoding methyltransferase domain-containing protein, whose product MCPCPVCGSGDGLVFLSRKNMPVHQHILHRSEKEARAAARGDLSMTACPSCGFVYNAAFDPGLLAYGREYDNDQSLSPAFSVHLTDRADRVSKALAVDRPSVLEVGCGKGHFLKILGEMRPDLTGTGFDPSYIDEESALGGRLKFHRRFFEGPKEGLTSEAVICRHVIEHIREPPGFLASLGAALSENPASALFLETPDVDWILKNRVIWDFFYEHCSLFSAGSLGFALGRCGLSVSAHEAVFGGQYLWMEAGRGGAENPARGGAENTLRLAEGFSEALPGILAEWAEKIEKYAKSGPVGLWGAGAKGVTFVNLIDPEGLLIDCLVDINPAKQGCFVAGTGHPIVDVATAARRGVRTLILMNPEYRAENLEIIRRAGLSIELA is encoded by the coding sequence ATGTGTCCCTGCCCGGTGTGCGGAAGCGGGGACGGCCTCGTCTTCCTTTCGCGCAAAAACATGCCCGTGCACCAGCACATCCTGCACAGGTCGGAAAAGGAGGCCAGGGCTGCGGCAAGGGGTGACCTCTCCATGACCGCCTGCCCCTCCTGCGGCTTCGTGTATAACGCCGCCTTCGACCCCGGCCTTCTTGCCTACGGGCGGGAATACGACAACGACCAGAGCCTTTCCCCGGCCTTTTCGGTCCATCTCACGGACCGCGCCGACCGCGTCTCGAAGGCCCTTGCGGTGGACCGGCCAAGCGTCCTTGAGGTGGGCTGCGGCAAGGGGCATTTTTTGAAAATCCTGGGTGAGATGCGCCCTGACCTGACCGGAACAGGTTTCGATCCGAGCTACATTGACGAGGAAAGCGCCTTAGGCGGCAGGCTCAAGTTTCACAGGCGCTTTTTCGAGGGGCCGAAAGAGGGGCTCACGTCTGAGGCCGTCATCTGCCGCCACGTGATCGAACACATAAGGGAGCCCCCTGGCTTTTTAGCGTCCCTTGGCGCGGCGCTTTCGGAAAATCCCGCGTCCGCCCTTTTCCTGGAAACCCCGGACGTTGACTGGATACTGAAAAACCGCGTGATCTGGGATTTCTTCTACGAGCACTGCTCGCTTTTTTCCGCAGGCTCCCTGGGCTTCGCCCTTGGCCGATGCGGCCTTTCGGTATCGGCCCATGAAGCGGTTTTCGGCGGCCAGTATCTTTGGATGGAGGCAGGGCGCGGCGGCGCTGAAAACCCGGCCCGGGGCGGCGCGGAGAACACCCTAAGGCTCGCCGAAGGCTTTTCGGAGGCCCTGCCCGGAATCCTCGCGGAATGGGCCGAAAAGATCGAAAAATACGCCAAAAGCGGCCCCGTTGGGCTTTGGGGGGCCGGGGCCAAGGGAGTCACCTTCGTGAACCTCATCGACCCCGAAGGCCTTCTGATCGACTGCCTGGTGGACATCAATCCGGCCAAGCAGGGCTGTTTCGTGGCCGGAACCGGGCACCCCATCGTGGACGTGGCCACAGCGGCGAGGCGCGGGGTCCGCACCCTAATACTCATGAACCCGGAGTACCGGGCTGAAAACCTTGAAATCATCCGGCGGGCGGGCCTTTCAATAGAGCTTGCCTGA